A region from the Brassica napus cultivar Da-Ae chromosome C8, Da-Ae, whole genome shotgun sequence genome encodes:
- the LOC106413796 gene encoding probable indole-3-pyruvate monooxygenase YUCCA8: MESMVRLMDQEQEVTTTTNRCIWVNGPVIVGAGPSGLATAACLREQNVPFVVLERADCIASLWQNRTYDRLKLHLPKKFCQLPKMPFPESFPEYPTKRQFIDYLESYASRFDINPKFNECVQTARFDETSGLWRVKTVSSTESTRTEVEYICRWLVVATGENAERVVPEIDGLDEFTGEVIHACDYKSGEKFAGKKVLVVGCGNSGMEVSLDLANHFAKPSMVVRSSFHVMPREVMGKSTFELAMKMLAWLPLWLVDKILLVLCWLVLGNIEKYGLKRPEMGPMALKSVKGKTPVLDIGALEKIRSGKINVVPGVKRFDGNRVELVNGEQLEIDSVVLATGYRSNVPYWLQESEFFAKNGFPKAANSGWKGRTGLYAVGFTRRGLSGVSMDAVKIAQDIGSVWKLETKQPSKRSTASHRRCISQQF; encoded by the exons ATGGAGAGTATGGTTCGTTTGATGGATCAAGAACAAGAAGTAACAACAACAACTAACCGGTGCATTTGGGTCAACGGACCGGTTATCGTCGGAGCAGGACCGTCCGGTTTAGCTACAGCCGCTTGTCTCCGGGAACAAAACGTTCCTTTCGTCGTCCTCGAGAGAGCGGATTGCATTGCTTCACTATGGCAAAACAGAACATACGACCGTCTCAAGCTCCACCTCCCTAAGAAGTTCTGCCAATTACCGAAAATGCCCTTCCCGGAGAGCTTCCCTGAGTACCCGACGAAGCGGCAGTTCATCGACTACCTCGAGTCCTACGCCTCCCGATTCGATATAAACCCGAAGTTCAACGAGTGTGTGCAAACCGCCCGGTTCGATGAGACGAGCGGGTTGTGGCGAGTCAAGACCGTGTCGAGCACCGAGTCAACTCGGACGGAGGTCGAGTATATATGCCGGTGGCTTGTGGTGGCTACGGGAGAGAATGCAGAGAGAGTGGTGCCGGAGATTGATGGGCTTGATGAGTTTACCGGCGAGGTGATCCACGCATGTGATTACAAGTCCGGTGAGAAGTTCGCCGGGAAGAAAGTACTAGTCGTCGGTTGTGGAAACTCCGGCATGGAGGTATCTCTCGACCTCGCTAATCACTTCGCTAAGCCTTCCATGGTCGTGAGAAGCTCG TTTCATGTGATGCCGAGAGAAGTAATGGGGAAGTCAACGTTTGAGCTTGCCATGAAGATGCTAGCATGGCTTCCTTTATGGCTCGTGGACAAGATATTGTTGGTTCTGTGTTGGCTCGTGCTTGGGAACATCGAGAAGTACGGTTTGAAACGACCCGAGATGGGTCCGATGGCGCTAAAGAGTGTGAAAGGGAAGACGCCGGTGCTTGACATCGGAGCTTTGGAGAAGATCCGATCAGGAAAGATCAATGTGGTTCCAGGGGTTAAAAGGTTTGATGGGAACAGAGTCGAGTTAGTTAATGGGGAACAACTCGAGATTGACTCAGTTGTGCTCGCAACTGGTTACCGTAGCAACGTCCCTTATTGGCTACAG GAGAGTGAGTTCTTTGCAAAGAATGGTTTCCCGAAAGCAGCGAACAGCGGTTGGAAAGGAAGGACCGGGTTGTATGCGGTCGGGTTTACGAGGAGAGGGCTCTCAGGTGTGTCTATGGACGCGGTTAAGATCGCACAAGACATAGGCTCTGTCTGGAAACTTGAAACAAAACAACCTTCGAAACGGTCGACGGCTTCTCATAGAAGATGTATCTCCCAACAATTCTAA